Proteins encoded within one genomic window of Choloepus didactylus isolate mChoDid1 chromosome 11 unlocalized genomic scaffold, mChoDid1.pri SUPER_11_unloc3, whole genome shotgun sequence:
- the LOC119524674 gene encoding olfactory receptor 14C36-like has protein sequence MLNSTMVTEFLLTRFSDVWERRALHTMLFLLTYLATLMGNLLIVTVTTLDHSLHTPMYFFLRNLSVLDMCYISVIIPKACVIFLLDSRVISIAGCAAQVFFVIFLVYTELLFLSIMAHDRYVAICQPLQYPMIMNYQVCVQMTLVAVLSGVVYSRFHTGNTFQLSFCQSNMVHQFCCDISPLLNLSCSDTLSNEISVFISAVVTLVGSFAIITRSYVHIFSTVLKFPMRREQGKAFSTCVPHILVVTAFVSSIAAIYMKPTSHSPTIHDMITSVFYSIVPPLLNPMIYSLRNKQIKEAVRRITRRKLCSGK, from the coding sequence ATGCTCAACTCTACCATGGTGACTGAATTTTTGCTTACAAGATTTTCTGATGTGTGGGAGCGCAGAGCCTTGCACACCATGCTATTTCTATTGACATACTTGGCAACCCTGATGGGAAACCTTCTCATTGTCACAGTCACCACACTTGACCATAGTCTTCATACCCCCATGTATTTCTTTCTTAGGAATCTGTCTGTCTTGGACATGTGCTATATTTCTGTTATAATACCCAAGGCATGTGTCATCTTCCTGCTTGACAGCAGGGTGATCTCCATTGCAGGATGTGCAGCTCAGGTCTTCTTTGTGATTTTCCTTGTTTACACAGAGCTGCTGTTCCTCAGCATCATGGCccatgaccgctatgtggccatctgccagcCCCTCCAGTACCCTATGATCATGAACTATCAGGTCTGTGTCCAGATGACCCTGGTGGCAGTACTCAGTGGTGTGGTCTACTCCAGATTCCACACTGGAAACACATTCCAGCTGTCCTTCTGTCAGTCCAACATGGTCCATCAGTTCTGCTGTGACATCTCTCCACTACTGAATCTCTCCTGCTCTGACACCTTAAGCAATGAAATTTCAGTTTTTATCTCTGCAGTGGTGACTCTTGTTGGCTCTTTTGCAATTATTACCAGGTCTTATGTTCACATATTTTCTACTGTGCTCAAGTTTCCAATGAGGAGAGAGCAAGGAAAGGCCTTTTCCACCTGTGTCCCCCACATTCTTGTGGTGACTGCCTTTGTCAGCTCAATTGCTGCTATATATATGAAGCCAACCTCCCATTCACCCACAATTCATGATATGATCACTTCTGTGTTCTATTCTATAGTCCCTCCTTTGTTGAATCCTATGATCTACAGTCTTAGAAACAAACAGATTAAGGAAGCTGTAAGGAGAATTACTAGGAGAAAGCTTTgttcaggaaaatga